GAATCGGCGTGCCGCGAATGGCGGAGATGTACACTTTAACCAAAGCCAGCGCGGTTTTGTGCAACCAGCCGCCGCCCGGCATCACGCGCAACAGCGCAACCGCCACGGCAATCACCATGCCGATGAGGAAGGAGGCGACTGCCAGCGGTACGGAAACCAAAAAACCTGCCTTAACCATAGGCCAAAACGCGCCGATTACCAAATCAGCGCGCGTTTCGGTCATGAAAGGCAGCGAAGCCAGAAAATCATTTAACACTGATGTCTTTTCCGAAGAATTGTTCGCCCAATTTCTGCAAAGTGCCGTCTGCTTTCAGCTCGTTGATGGCTTGGCTGAACTTGGCCACCGCTTCGTCGTTGCCTTTGTTGACAATCAAACCCGAACCGACTTTTTCCTCGGCAGGAGCAGACCAAACGATTTTAATGCCGGCATTCGGATTTTTCTTCATGTAGTCCAAAACCGCCAGTTCGTCGTTGAGGGTTACTTCGGCGCGTTTTTGCTCAACCAGCGTCAGGGATTGCGCCAAGCCGTCAACCGGTACGATTTCGGCATTGGCGGCAGTGGCGAGTTCGCCGTAGTTGCTGGTCAGCGATTGTGCGGCTTTGATGCCGGCAATTTCTTCGATGGAGGTAATGGTGCTGTCTTTACGCGCTACCAATACCGCGCCGCTCCAACTGTATGGCTCAGAGCGGTCGAATGTGGCACGGCGCTCGGGCGTGGTCAGGCCGACTTGGTTGGCCACCACATCGAAGCGTTCTGCTTTCAAGCCTGCCATCATCGAATCCCATTGGGTTTCTTTAAACTCTACGGTGATGCCTAATTTATCCGCTACCGCACGGGTAACTTCAACATCGTAGCCGGTCAGCTTGCCGGATTCGTCGTGGTAGGTAAACGGTGCGTACGTACCTTCCGTACCTACGGTAATTGTTCCTTTGTTGTTGATGCGTTCGATTAACGAGCCGCCTTGTGCGCCTGTCTGAGTAGCGGCGGCAGAACCGTTGTCACCGCCGCAAGCGGCCAAAACCAAAGCGGTAATGCTGCCGAGTACGAGTTTTTTCAACATAATGTGTTTCCTGAATAATCGGTAAAACGCGCATTTTAAAGGATATGCTGCCGAAACACAAAATAAGAATGACCTGAACGTGCGAAGCAGCAACAAGGCCGTCTGCAAAATGGCTATGTTGTATGGCGGAGAGGGTGGATAGTTTGTTATTTTGATGTAAACCCATCTTGCCGTCCGGCCGGTATAGTCATTTAAAATAAGAATGATACAGCGTTGCTTTGCCTTGCCGTACTATGTGTACTGTCTGCGGCTTCGCTGCCTTGTCTCATTCTTATTTTATTCGACTATAAAACATGAAAAGGCTTGTAAAAAACCGCCGTGTTTACTTGAAAAAAAGCTGCCTGAAGCCATAATGTTTTGCAGACGGCCTTTGCCGCTTCGGATTGCCGGTATTCGACAGCAATCCTGCCAAACGGGAATATGCAATGAAAAAAACCTTATCCGCCTTGATAATCAGCCTGCTTGCTTCGGGCGCTGTGGCTGCCGACAGCTACGGCTTTTTGGCGTTGTGGCAGAATCCGAACGATGTCCGTGATACGCAGGTGAAAACCACACGGGAAAATGCGACTTACGCCGCCGCAAAAGAGGAGTTGGACGCGTA
The nucleotide sequence above comes from Neisseria animalis. Encoded proteins:
- a CDS encoding amino acid ABC transporter substrate-binding protein, which encodes MLKKLVLGSITALVLAACGGDNGSAAATQTGAQGGSLIERINNKGTITVGTEGTYAPFTYHDESGKLTGYDVEVTRAVADKLGITVEFKETQWDSMMAGLKAERFDVVANQVGLTTPERRATFDRSEPYSWSGAVLVARKDSTITSIEEIAGIKAAQSLTSNYGELATAANAEIVPVDGLAQSLTLVEQKRAEVTLNDELAVLDYMKKNPNAGIKIVWSAPAEEKVGSGLIVNKGNDEAVAKFSQAINELKADGTLQKLGEQFFGKDISVK